One window from the genome of Fulvivirga lutea encodes:
- a CDS encoding MASE1 domain-containing protein yields MSLNLLKRYHLDFKIVIVAAIYYLTAVLGYFLAFDNSSILPVWPPSGVAFALLVLMGRKCWPGITIGALIANVMAFWNLPDLPAQTIISISSFIAIGNTLEAVLGYYLINNWIKTPFPFNHTQNAFRFLFVAVLIAGLGSVVSASSLLLNGVIGIEEFSITWLSLGVGKTVAILIFTPFILSVFQKFKWKASREKWLELVVAIIGGAGLYMLLQVPDMAINRALPFIVIPFLLWLAFRFPLTVSMTAVVVVSILAIYFSSLQLGPFILGDSYSSMLLLQIFVGVVSVITIVLSATVKERAEAQEKLLKFNENLEEMVKIRTKALNSQIDTRRKAEEKLQNTNDELVKRNVELDNFVYSVSHDLRAPIASMLGIVNLAKKEDDIVMKDMYFDMINGSAEQLDNFIKEILDQSQNARSEVKNDVVDFNQIIEETFDHFKYASADGKPVKKNITIKGDRTFTSDPWRIKVILNNLISNAIRYRNGKSPVVDVTVKVENELAKIEVKDNGRGIPAEHLDKVCNMFYRATDDGAGSGLGLYIVKETVDKLGGELKVNSEVGKGTTINVSIPKCHFVKKIAKEEKENVALS; encoded by the coding sequence ATGTCTTTAAACCTACTAAAGAGGTATCACCTCGACTTTAAGATTGTCATAGTTGCAGCCATTTATTATTTAACTGCAGTTTTAGGATATTTTTTAGCCTTTGATAATTCCAGCATATTACCGGTGTGGCCACCTTCTGGTGTGGCCTTTGCCCTCTTGGTACTAATGGGTAGAAAATGTTGGCCCGGAATTACAATTGGCGCCCTCATTGCCAATGTGATGGCATTTTGGAATTTACCCGACTTACCTGCCCAGACAATTATTTCAATTTCCAGCTTTATAGCAATAGGTAATACGTTAGAAGCTGTGCTAGGATACTATTTGATCAACAATTGGATAAAAACCCCATTTCCATTTAATCATACACAAAATGCTTTTCGTTTCTTATTTGTAGCTGTGTTGATAGCTGGGTTAGGATCGGTGGTTTCCGCATCGAGCTTATTATTGAATGGAGTTATTGGTATTGAGGAATTTTCCATTACCTGGTTATCTCTGGGAGTTGGTAAAACCGTAGCCATTTTAATTTTTACACCTTTTATTCTTTCTGTGTTTCAGAAATTTAAGTGGAAAGCATCTCGGGAGAAATGGTTGGAGCTTGTTGTTGCCATCATTGGCGGTGCTGGATTATACATGCTCTTACAAGTGCCGGACATGGCTATTAATAGAGCTTTGCCATTTATTGTAATTCCGTTTTTATTGTGGCTTGCATTTCGGTTTCCTCTTACCGTTTCAATGACGGCCGTAGTGGTAGTTTCTATTCTCGCCATTTACTTTTCGTCATTACAGTTAGGGCCTTTTATTTTGGGCGATAGTTACAGTTCTATGCTCTTGCTACAAATTTTTGTTGGTGTAGTAAGTGTGATTACGATTGTTCTATCAGCAACAGTAAAAGAACGTGCCGAGGCTCAGGAGAAGCTATTAAAGTTTAATGAGAACCTGGAAGAAATGGTGAAGATTAGAACAAAAGCATTGAATAGCCAGATAGATACCAGAAGAAAGGCCGAGGAGAAATTGCAGAATACGAATGATGAACTGGTCAAGCGGAATGTGGAGCTTGACAATTTTGTCTATAGTGTATCACACGATTTAAGGGCTCCAATTGCCTCCATGTTGGGCATCGTTAATCTTGCCAAGAAGGAAGATGATATTGTGATGAAGGACATGTACTTCGATATGATTAATGGCAGTGCTGAGCAGCTGGATAATTTTATAAAAGAAATTTTAGATCAATCGCAGAACGCCCGGTCGGAAGTAAAAAATGATGTGGTAGACTTTAATCAGATCATAGAAGAAACCTTTGATCATTTTAAATATGCTTCCGCTGATGGAAAACCTGTAAAAAAGAATATTACCATTAAGGGTGATCGAACATTTACATCGGATCCTTGGCGTATAAAGGTGATACTGAACAACCTGATTTCTAATGCCATCCGATACAGAAATGGGAAATCGCCTGTGGTGGATGTAACGGTTAAAGTAGAAAATGAGCTGGCCAAAATTGAGGTGAAAGATAATGGCAGAGGCATACCTGCCGAGCATCTGGATAAAGTATGCAATATGTTTTACAGAGCTACTGATGATGGAGCGGGCTCCGGCTTAGGATTGTATATTGTAAAAGAAACGGTAGACAAACTAGGCGGAGAATTGAAAGTTAATTCTGAAGTAGGAAAAGGAACAACGATAAATGTGAGTATACCGAAGTGTCACTTTGTAAAAAAAATAGCGAAAGAAGAGAAAGAAAATGTAGCACTCAGTTGA
- a CDS encoding DUF6090 family protein — protein MINFFRALRKDSSADKNIGMYLAYALGEIVLVVIGILIALQVDNWNKENENREKERKYLSEIRTNLQEDLRNIDMVFSYNKGKTACINNVLNDFGKMKNTPQMVVRFSSSMDTLSSFEVFNTNKIAFQNLMSSASIDLIQNDSLRTLLPRYYNEVSLSVQSGTQQRVAQSSRKFVDEVGPHLMNRDMLQRFFNVEIPIKSITEVNLANNELVVHDLFFMERMIVSQNAEIKQYREDVMQLIAIINAELE, from the coding sequence ATGATCAATTTTTTTAGAGCTCTCCGAAAAGACTCATCAGCCGATAAGAACATAGGAATGTATCTTGCATATGCCTTAGGTGAAATTGTGCTGGTAGTTATAGGTATTCTCATTGCCTTGCAGGTGGATAATTGGAATAAGGAAAACGAGAACAGGGAGAAGGAAAGAAAATATTTAAGTGAAATTAGAACCAACCTGCAAGAAGACCTTCGAAATATTGATATGGTTTTTAGCTATAATAAAGGTAAGACCGCTTGCATTAATAATGTGTTAAATGATTTTGGCAAGATGAAGAATACTCCACAAATGGTTGTCAGGTTTTCTTCAAGCATGGATACGCTTTCCTCCTTTGAAGTGTTTAACACCAACAAAATTGCCTTTCAAAACCTCATGTCTTCGGCCAGTATTGATCTTATTCAGAACGATTCTTTAAGAACGCTCTTGCCCAGGTATTATAATGAGGTGAGTTTAAGTGTACAAAGCGGTACACAACAAAGAGTGGCGCAGTCATCCAGGAAATTTGTGGATGAAGTAGGGCCTCATTTAATGAATAGAGATATGCTTCAACGCTTTTTTAATGTAGAGATCCCCATCAAATCGATCACAGAAGTTAACCTGGCTAATAACGAATTAGTTGTCCACGATCTGTTTTTTATGGAGCGGATGATCGTTTCTCAAAATGCTGAAATAAAGCAGTATAGAGAAGATGTAATGCAGCTAATAGCCATCATTAATGCAGAACTGGAATAG
- a CDS encoding DUF6090 family protein, which yields MSNNKITTYLIYAIGEIALVVLGILIAVSIDDWNKDRQDRMAERELLEQLSREFKSNLDQLDEKILVRNNMINASIKLLSYCDNPSIVKIDSMPSLLATTVNAPTFDPIINDLISAGKLNLLSNSQLKERLSSWTSDVVQVKEDEQSWRKILTEQYTPFLVKYTSLRSILNKYWELEDIRIVLLDKDNQIDFQLNESQNPVDFKPLLLIEDFPDYLADCATWNKIANLQSETLRKRIVEILELIHEEII from the coding sequence ATGAGTAATAATAAAATTACTACCTATCTGATCTATGCCATAGGAGAAATTGCCTTGGTAGTTCTAGGTATTTTAATTGCAGTAAGTATCGATGATTGGAACAAAGATAGACAGGATAGAATGGCCGAGAGAGAACTTCTTGAGCAACTTTCCAGAGAATTCAAAAGTAACTTAGACCAATTAGATGAAAAAATATTGGTACGTAATAATATGATCAATGCCTCGATAAAGCTTCTATCCTATTGCGACAACCCTTCCATCGTCAAGATAGATAGCATGCCATCGTTGCTTGCAACAACTGTAAATGCCCCTACCTTTGACCCTATCATTAATGATCTGATTAGTGCCGGAAAATTAAATTTACTAAGCAATAGTCAACTAAAAGAGCGACTTTCATCATGGACATCTGACGTTGTGCAGGTCAAGGAGGATGAACAAAGTTGGAGAAAGATATTGACTGAGCAATACACTCCATTTCTAGTTAAATATACTTCATTAAGGTCTATTCTTAATAAGTATTGGGAGTTGGAAGATATTCGAATAGTTCTTCTGGATAAGGATAACCAAATAGATTTTCAACTAAACGAATCTCAAAACCCTGTTGATTTTAAACCCCTTCTCCTGATTGAGGACTTTCCGGATTATTTGGCAGACTGTGCAACTTGGAATAAAATAGCCAACTTACAATCGGAGACTTTGAGGAAACGTATTGTAGAAATATTAGAATTGATCCATGAAGAAATAATTTAA
- a CDS encoding DUF6090 family protein has translation MKRILSTLSQKWPEYLLEILVLIIGIYGAFALDEWKEERNDSETQTEILIEIRNNLIEDLDAIQDDLMHMDTVRYGALQIIEYLKNNDNPTEKFKKDIAKMLVTPHFDPNVSGYKLLVSKGVAIIHNDSLRQLITKLFESTYSYYNRYEEERIQFRLLHISPGLMKYSFADSSIINYNNFIDYGEFEIYQSDYESMKKDEQFKKLIYAIIYSNEGVRWRAKILEKAIKKMIAQITEELNQE, from the coding sequence ATGAAACGCATCCTCTCCACCCTCTCCCAAAAATGGCCTGAATATCTGCTGGAAATACTCGTGCTAATTATTGGTATCTACGGGGCTTTTGCATTGGATGAATGGAAAGAAGAAAGGAATGATTCCGAGACTCAAACAGAAATATTAATTGAAATCAGAAATAATTTAATTGAAGATTTGGATGCCATTCAGGACGACCTTATGCATATGGACACTGTAAGGTATGGAGCTCTACAGATTATTGAATACCTGAAAAATAATGACAATCCCACTGAGAAATTTAAAAAAGATATTGCTAAAATGTTAGTCACGCCTCACTTTGATCCAAATGTTTCTGGCTATAAACTACTTGTGTCTAAGGGAGTGGCCATAATACACAATGATAGTCTGAGACAATTAATTACCAAGCTCTTTGAATCTACCTATTCATATTACAATAGATATGAGGAGGAGCGCATTCAATTTCGTCTTCTTCATATCTCGCCAGGATTAATGAAGTACTCTTTCGCAGATTCTTCCATTATTAATTACAACAATTTTATTGATTATGGTGAATTTGAGATTTACCAATCAGATTATGAGTCGATGAAAAAAGATGAGCAGTTCAAAAAACTTATATATGCCATAATATACTCAAACGAAGGTGTAAGATGGCGAGCCAAAATCCTCGAAAAAGCCATCAAAAAAATGATTGCTCAAATCACTGAAGAACTTAACCAAGAATGA
- a CDS encoding phosphoribosylpyrophosphate synthetase produces the protein MSKHHLKTLVETLNDLRAEGFKEDFEYRNHTLKVIGQSKPYKPEEVEVVGQYRFEGESNPSDASILYSLKTKDGKKGTVIDSYGASADADLQNFLDKATK, from the coding sequence ATGTCAAAACACCACTTAAAAACACTTGTAGAAACACTCAACGACCTGAGAGCTGAAGGATTTAAAGAGGATTTCGAGTATCGAAATCATACCTTAAAAGTTATAGGTCAAAGTAAACCGTATAAGCCAGAAGAGGTAGAAGTAGTAGGTCAATACCGGTTTGAAGGAGAATCTAATCCTTCAGATGCATCCATCCTGTACTCTTTAAAAACAAAAGATGGTAAAAAAGGAACTGTCATAGACAGTTATGGTGCATCGGCAGATGCCGACTTACAAAACTTTCTCGATAAGGCAACTAAATAA
- a CDS encoding T9SS type A sorting domain-containing protein, protein MNKLFITAAILFVSHYLQAQCNLSASFISPELTNDDLEGIIFTDESTGFIVGQGYNIYKSIDEGLSWDTLTLSNQDINTIYGLESNILKDSLYAFGSKIVFTKDQFETISIIDAPATVTLFKVKNNSELFIQSNNSKKYLSSDFGSTWNEIPNLDNIYFGDVSFINNSEGFATASNLIYKTTDGGLTWTSIYDAGFSLSEISISNQTIIATGYSSIVTSTDLGVNWSTKSLELTGFSYDLKIIDDKVYLLNYNQDNNYSINLLVSSDIGTTWSKMNSFDNGFNQWANKFQIINDQLFLVGRFGLIAKVDINSFENTVISGGFAPFISSITVSPSGEIKAAGHNGLLIDINNDIKTISYLEEPHQIRDLKYLNNDTIYAMTDKKFLRSYDASETWTTALDVSVDEYFLEFSSKGDNILAVTNKFLYQSDDAGITWNTINPLESLEGSFTLRSCEFVNSANWLLGISGDEGALLQSTNNGSTWSKILSAELSYASFTEIDFVSDQIGYAAGEYDVFYKTVDGGATWSTINFSTTNVIDNIYFESENKGYVLMSDRISQTINGGESWSTIYRGNFSSYFEDLIVVDELIYIVGRGGTILKLSEEVTAQEFDINDTYCLDETLFSQVSVESGFSYSWSLDNQTVANSGMVEVTFDSPGFYNLSLTKASNCGNSSTTTKTFEVLNVTKPETPEIIYEDNLLKTTGDNIEWYFNNELIIDYTQNTLEPVEYGEYFTIDSNQCGSSSSDIFNYTTILSNDNEFAVSVNVYPNPASEKLYLDTRKIKKNDLELQILNQMGQLIYSSKITAEIKEINTLEFANGVYFLLISGSNSVLKFVINK, encoded by the coding sequence ATGAATAAACTGTTCATTACAGCGGCAATTCTTTTTGTTTCACACTATCTTCAAGCACAATGTAATCTTAGTGCTTCTTTCATATCCCCAGAATTAACAAATGATGATTTAGAAGGCATCATTTTTACAGATGAAAGCACAGGATTCATTGTTGGTCAAGGATATAATATATATAAATCTATAGATGAAGGCCTATCTTGGGACACATTAACCTTGTCTAATCAAGATATTAATACAATCTATGGGCTTGAATCGAATATTTTGAAGGACAGTCTATATGCCTTCGGGTCAAAGATAGTTTTTACTAAAGACCAATTTGAAACCATCAGCATTATAGATGCTCCCGCTACCGTTACATTATTCAAAGTGAAGAACAACTCAGAATTATTTATTCAATCAAATAATTCTAAAAAATATCTAAGTTCTGATTTTGGTAGCACTTGGAACGAGATACCTAATCTTGATAACATTTATTTTGGCGATGTAAGTTTTATAAATAATTCAGAAGGCTTTGCAACAGCCTCAAATTTAATTTACAAAACTACAGATGGTGGATTAACATGGACATCAATCTATGATGCAGGATTCTCTTTGTCGGAAATCTCAATTAGTAATCAAACAATAATTGCCACAGGTTACTCAAGTATCGTTACTTCTACCGATCTGGGAGTGAACTGGAGCACTAAATCATTGGAGTTAACTGGATTTTCATATGATCTAAAAATAATAGACGATAAAGTATATCTATTAAATTACAATCAAGATAATAACTATTCAATTAATCTATTAGTATCTAGTGACATTGGTACGACTTGGAGTAAAATGAATTCATTTGACAATGGCTTTAACCAATGGGCTAACAAATTTCAAATAATAAACGACCAATTGTTTCTAGTTGGGAGATTTGGGCTGATAGCTAAAGTAGATATTAATAGTTTCGAAAATACCGTTATTTCCGGAGGATTTGCACCCTTCATAAGCTCCATTACAGTATCACCCAGTGGGGAAATAAAAGCTGCCGGGCACAATGGGTTATTAATTGATATTAATAACGATATAAAAACAATTTCTTACTTAGAAGAGCCGCATCAAATAAGAGATTTGAAGTACTTGAATAATGACACCATTTATGCAATGACTGATAAGAAATTTTTAAGAAGCTACGATGCATCAGAAACATGGACAACAGCACTAGATGTGTCTGTAGACGAATATTTTCTAGAATTTAGCAGCAAAGGTGATAATATTCTTGCTGTCACAAATAAATTTCTTTATCAGTCTGATGATGCTGGAATTACTTGGAACACAATTAATCCATTAGAATCTTTAGAAGGTTCATTCACACTTAGAAGCTGTGAATTTGTAAACTCAGCTAATTGGCTTTTAGGTATTTCTGGAGATGAAGGTGCCTTACTTCAATCAACTAACAATGGGAGTACCTGGTCTAAAATTTTAAGTGCGGAGCTATCTTATGCCTCCTTTACAGAAATCGATTTTGTATCTGACCAAATTGGTTATGCAGCGGGAGAATATGATGTGTTTTACAAAACTGTGGATGGTGGAGCAACATGGTCTACAATCAATTTTTCAACAACCAACGTTATAGACAATATCTATTTCGAATCTGAAAATAAGGGTTACGTTCTTATGAGTGATAGAATTTCTCAAACTATTAATGGAGGTGAAAGTTGGAGCACGATATATAGAGGAAACTTTTCAAGCTATTTTGAAGACTTAATAGTTGTTGATGAATTAATATATATAGTTGGACGAGGCGGAACCATTCTAAAATTATCAGAAGAAGTTACAGCGCAAGAATTTGATATTAATGACACATATTGTCTTGATGAAACTTTATTTTCTCAAGTAAGTGTTGAAAGTGGATTTAGCTACAGTTGGAGTTTAGACAATCAGACAGTAGCTAATTCAGGAATGGTAGAAGTAACTTTCGATTCCCCAGGGTTCTACAACCTTAGTCTTACTAAAGCTAGCAACTGCGGTAACTCTAGTACAACGACCAAGACATTCGAAGTACTGAATGTAACAAAGCCTGAAACTCCTGAAATTATTTATGAAGATAATCTACTGAAAACGACTGGCGATAATATAGAGTGGTATTTTAATAATGAATTAATCATTGATTACACTCAGAATACTCTAGAGCCTGTAGAATATGGAGAATACTTTACAATCGATAGTAACCAGTGTGGTTCATCATCATCTGATATTTTCAATTATACAACCATTCTATCAAACGATAATGAATTTGCAGTAAGCGTAAATGTTTACCCGAACCCAGCTTCCGAAAAATTATATTTGGATACACGGAAAATCAAAAAAAATGATCTTGAACTTCAGATTTTAAATCAAATGGGTCAACTGATATACTCCTCAAAAATTACCGCAGAAATTAAGGAGATAAATACCCTTGAGTTCGCTAATGGAGTATACTTCCTATTGATATCAGGATCTAATAGTGTTCTAAAGTTTGTAATTAACAAATGA
- a CDS encoding immunity 49 family protein, translated as MKTLIEAHSSGQERLKRYANSDYILKNCLSSIWESYEASAWYYGLIENDELMAKQYFNNCGFVDLEECLFNKDIFGYKLNSPIYAALSDNIDLINQFANADYIIQSGPNNKKTFKEIAKIGESHIYIDTIIKSMNKDHKGLSLNIQSMKDVFIKKKKNAVFAPDMNFFEGIIKNDKDKIFKSIQLLATTWHSSRNKHSSIYQNFVSQPAMGYAKIAWINGFELEFNSPLIHNHLLPLKALPKYSNDLLLLKKVMTYEPTNSDYNGRKIIELTQNNNVDLDKSQVNPLVIENDQVLKKPNLKSLVLMLICFVLASSLLFELTSSAFPNIDPTQGTTKGKLGKLLIHTFSRIEGTPLGYIIGILLTVIGVFQLKSNIKSILKKGI; from the coding sequence ATGAAAACATTAATTGAAGCTCACAGTTCAGGACAGGAACGCCTAAAAAGATATGCCAATAGTGATTACATTTTAAAAAATTGCTTATCATCCATATGGGAATCTTACGAAGCATCAGCTTGGTATTATGGACTTATTGAGAATGATGAATTGATGGCAAAACAATACTTTAATAATTGTGGATTTGTTGATTTAGAAGAATGTTTGTTTAATAAAGACATTTTTGGCTATAAACTAAATAGTCCAATTTACGCAGCGCTGTCCGACAATATTGACCTAATTAATCAATTTGCAAATGCTGATTATATTATCCAAAGTGGACCAAATAATAAAAAGACGTTTAAAGAAATTGCTAAAATAGGTGAAAGTCACATTTATATAGATACGATCATCAAATCTATGAATAAGGATCACAAAGGCCTATCGTTGAACATTCAATCAATGAAAGACGTCTTTATCAAAAAAAAGAAAAATGCTGTATTTGCTCCCGACATGAATTTCTTTGAAGGTATAATAAAGAATGATAAAGATAAGATATTCAAATCAATTCAATTATTGGCTACCACTTGGCATAGTTCAAGAAATAAACACTCCTCTATCTACCAGAATTTTGTCTCACAACCAGCTATGGGTTATGCTAAAATTGCTTGGATTAATGGTTTTGAACTTGAATTTAACTCTCCTCTAATTCATAATCATCTACTGCCACTAAAAGCTTTACCAAAATACTCCAATGACTTATTACTACTCAAAAAAGTCATGACCTATGAGCCTACTAATTCTGATTACAATGGAAGAAAAATAATTGAGTTAACTCAGAATAATAATGTGGACTTGGATAAATCCCAAGTAAATCCTTTAGTAATAGAAAATGACCAAGTCCTTAAAAAACCAAATTTAAAAAGTCTGGTTTTGATGTTGATATGCTTTGTTTTAGCTAGTTCTTTGCTTTTTGAACTTACATCTTCTGCGTTTCCGAATATAGATCCTACTCAAGGCACAACAAAAGGCAAATTGGGCAAATTACTTATTCATACATTCTCCAGAATTGAAGGAACTCCCCTCGGATATATTATTGGAATTTTATTGACTGTTATTGGTGTTTTTCAACTAAAAAGTAACATAAAATCAATTTTAAAAAAAGGCATATAA
- a CDS encoding GNAT family N-acetyltransferase — protein sequence MIEILKTDSSHSDFQVLVKQLDAYLAEIDGEEHSFYHQYNKVDALKHVVVIYENNQPVGCGAFKELDSNTVEIKRMYVLPEQRGKGYATKILKALENWAAESEYQSCKLETGRRMPDAVAFYQSQGYAPIPNYGQYVGVENSVCFEKQLSQ from the coding sequence ATGATTGAAATTCTTAAAACCGACTCTTCACATAGCGATTTTCAGGTACTTGTAAAACAATTAGATGCCTATTTGGCCGAAATAGATGGTGAGGAACATAGCTTCTACCATCAGTATAACAAGGTGGATGCATTGAAACATGTGGTGGTCATTTATGAAAATAATCAACCGGTAGGTTGTGGTGCTTTTAAAGAGCTTGACTCAAATACCGTTGAAATTAAAAGGATGTATGTGTTGCCTGAGCAAAGAGGTAAAGGCTACGCCACAAAAATTCTGAAAGCTTTGGAAAACTGGGCTGCAGAAAGTGAATACCAAAGTTGTAAACTAGAAACAGGAAGGCGCATGCCCGATGCCGTGGCTTTTTATCAATCTCAGGGCTATGCACCAATTCCTAATTATGGCCAATATGTGGGCGTGGAAAATAGCGTTTGCTTTGAAAAACAGCTTTCTCAATAA
- a CDS encoding nuclear transport factor 2 family protein, with product MKKLLYFSIFSICLFQTSFGQTDDKVVLTNLVNEFLSKVDSKEMHDRFWAEDLIYTSSSGKRFGKETIMSGFSSSEEDSNSEPGPSYSAEDIQVNLLSNEVAIVAFKLVSLTSDGSISQYLNSGTFQKKKGLWKVVNWQATKIPGE from the coding sequence ATGAAAAAACTTCTATACTTTTCAATTTTCAGTATTTGTTTATTTCAAACTTCATTTGGCCAGACTGATGATAAAGTTGTACTAACCAATTTAGTGAATGAATTTCTTAGCAAGGTAGATTCTAAAGAAATGCATGACAGATTTTGGGCCGAAGATTTAATTTACACCAGCAGCTCAGGCAAAAGGTTTGGCAAGGAAACCATCATGTCAGGTTTCAGTTCTTCTGAAGAAGACAGCAACTCAGAACCCGGCCCCTCCTACTCAGCCGAGGATATTCAAGTAAATCTACTTTCTAATGAGGTAGCGATTGTAGCATTTAAATTAGTGAGCCTAACCTCCGATGGGTCAATTTCTCAATATTTAAACAGTGGTACATTTCAAAAGAAAAAGGGCCTTTGGAAAGTGGTTAACTGGCAGGCTACTAAGATACCGGGTGAGTAA
- a CDS encoding endonuclease domain-containing protein, translating into MKNKIIPYNPQLVPLAKRLRRNMTLSEVLLWQEIKNKQLGVKFSRQIPIDNYIVDFYCKEHLLAIEVDGASHTYDDAPQRDTERQNKLEALGVKFIRFDDLDIKKNLNWVMNELYHWINNNVIPTPNPSQEGNL; encoded by the coding sequence ATGAAAAACAAAATCATTCCATATAATCCCCAATTAGTACCTCTGGCAAAAAGGCTCAGAAGGAATATGACTCTCAGTGAAGTGCTTCTTTGGCAAGAAATTAAAAACAAACAACTTGGTGTAAAATTCAGCAGACAAATTCCGATCGATAATTATATTGTGGACTTCTATTGCAAGGAACATCTGTTAGCTATTGAGGTCGATGGTGCTAGTCATACCTATGATGATGCACCCCAAAGGGATACTGAGAGGCAAAATAAACTAGAAGCACTTGGTGTAAAGTTCATCCGATTCGATGATTTAGATATTAAAAAAAACTTAAATTGGGTAATGAATGAACTCTATCATTGGATAAATAACAACGTAATACCCACCCCTAACCCCTCCCAGGAGGGGAATTTATAA
- a CDS encoding DUF6090 family protein: MSDNKVTTYLIYAIGEIALVVLGILIAVSIDDWNKDRQDRMAERELLEQLSREFKSNLDQLDEKILVRNNMINASIKLLSYCDNPSIIKIDSMPSLLATTVNAPTFDPIINDLISAGKLNLLSNSQLKERLSSWTSDVVQVKEDEQSWRKILTEQYTPFLVKYTSLRSILNKFWELEDVRIVLLDKDNQIDFQLNESQNPVDFKPLLLIEDFPDYLADCATWNKIANLQSETLRKRIVEILELIHEEII; the protein is encoded by the coding sequence ATGAGCGACAACAAAGTAACTACCTATCTGATCTATGCCATAGGAGAAATTGCCTTGGTAGTTCTAGGTATTTTAATTGCAGTAAGTATCGATGATTGGAACAAAGATAGACAGGATAGAATGGCCGAGAGAGAACTTCTTGAGCAACTTTCCAGAGAATTCAAGAGTAACTTAGACCAATTAGATGAAAAAATATTGGTGCGTAATAATATGATCAATGCCTCGATAAAGCTTCTATCCTATTGCGACAACCCTTCCATCATCAAGATAGATAGCATGCCATCGTTGCTTGCAACAACTGTAAATGCCCCTACCTTTGACCCTATCATTAATGATCTGATTAGTGCCGGAAAATTAAATTTACTAAGCAATAGCCAACTAAAAGAGCGACTTTCATCATGGACATCAGACGTTGTGCAGGTCAAGGAGGATGAACAAAGTTGGAGAAAGATATTGACTGAGCAATACACTCCATTTCTAGTTAAATATACTTCATTAAGGTCTATTCTTAATAAGTTTTGGGAGTTGGAAGATGTTCGAATAGTTCTTCTGGATAAGGATAACCAAATAGATTTTCAACTAAACGAATCTCAAAACCCTGTTGATTTTAAACCCCTTCTCCTGATTGAGGACTTTCCGGATTATTTGGCAGACTGTGCAACTTGGAATAAAATAGCCAACTTACAATCGGAGACTTTGAGGAAACGTATTGTAGAAATATTAGAATTGATCCATGAAGAAATAATTTAA